From Candidatus Angelobacter sp., a single genomic window includes:
- a CDS encoding cytochrome c, giving the protein MKCFLKLVPIAIVLLIAAGGSRAVLNEAQEAPKSGTNVWMAPARAARKQNPTPADEKSIARGKELFTVGCLPCHGPSGRGDGPAAASLERKPGNLSDSKMWQQTDGAIFWKMSAGNAPMPAFQEAFSEEQRWDIVNYVRTLAPKETNNKHTAQSGGNP; this is encoded by the coding sequence TTGAAGTGTTTTTTGAAGTTGGTACCGATCGCGATTGTGCTGCTCATCGCAGCAGGTGGTTCGCGCGCTGTCCTCAATGAAGCACAGGAAGCGCCCAAGAGCGGGACCAATGTCTGGATGGCTCCGGCCAGGGCGGCCCGCAAACAAAATCCGACTCCTGCGGACGAGAAGTCAATCGCGCGAGGAAAGGAACTCTTCACGGTGGGCTGCCTCCCGTGCCACGGGCCTTCCGGAAGGGGTGATGGCCCGGCCGCTGCCTCCCTGGAACGAAAGCCGGGCAACTTGTCCGATTCCAAAATGTGGCAACAAACGGACGGAGCGATCTTCTGGAAGATGAGCGCGGGCAACGCGCCGATGCCCGCTTTTCAGGAAGCATTTTCGGAAGAGCAACGTTGGGACATCGTGAATTACGTGCGCACGCTCGCTCCGAAGGAGACCAACAACAAACACACTGCACAGAGTGGAGGCAATCCATGA
- a CDS encoding Lrp/AsnC family transcriptional regulator: MNLSALPTETSDPINARILAVSEDRLQGFQRDPLGEIARQSGVEMSVVIERIQAMLRSGTIRRVRQTLLATNLAQGALVAWQVPLDKLDAAFDFMFQKDPFSGHIVIRSTDAATPGSNYKLWTTLKVPQGFSLRRHCEFLSRQTGAEKFMLLPAKRLFALGVGHVRRRGMEPGSKADVPAEVIEVTTTTLNELEWRILTALKREFEAWEIGPDPWGGRAREAGVPLETFLEVAEDFNRRKVIGRFSTFLEHVKPLASGERVTRFNALFHWAVPAGREIETGREVGRHHIMTHAYWREGGPEFRNVNIMGVAHGTDKELVLAHKAAIDEHLKRCGIPVSYTNVFWGGRSEIKPSEISPFAYREWCRSVGLDPGLMKG; encoded by the coding sequence ATGAATTTGTCTGCGTTACCGACCGAAACCAGCGATCCGATCAATGCGCGCATCCTCGCCGTGTCGGAAGACCGCCTCCAGGGCTTTCAGCGTGACCCGCTGGGTGAAATCGCGCGCCAATCCGGTGTGGAGATGTCCGTGGTCATCGAGCGAATCCAGGCGATGCTGCGGTCGGGAACGATCCGCCGGGTGCGGCAAACCCTTCTGGCGACAAATCTGGCCCAGGGCGCGCTCGTCGCCTGGCAGGTGCCGTTGGACAAGCTCGACGCGGCCTTCGATTTCATGTTTCAGAAGGATCCGTTCTCAGGACACATCGTGATCCGCTCGACCGACGCCGCGACGCCCGGTTCGAATTACAAACTGTGGACCACGCTCAAGGTGCCGCAAGGTTTCTCCTTGCGCAGGCACTGCGAATTCCTTTCGCGGCAGACGGGCGCCGAAAAATTCATGCTATTACCGGCCAAACGATTGTTCGCGCTGGGTGTCGGGCACGTGCGGCGTCGCGGCATGGAACCGGGCAGCAAGGCGGATGTGCCCGCCGAGGTCATTGAAGTCACCACGACGACGCTCAACGAACTGGAGTGGCGGATTCTGACGGCGTTGAAGCGTGAATTCGAGGCCTGGGAAATCGGGCCCGACCCCTGGGGCGGGCGCGCCCGCGAGGCAGGCGTTCCGCTGGAAACTTTTCTTGAAGTGGCGGAGGATTTCAACCGGCGCAAGGTCATCGGGCGCTTTTCGACCTTCCTCGAGCACGTCAAGCCGCTGGCGAGCGGAGAGCGTGTCACACGGTTCAACGCGCTGTTTCACTGGGCCGTGCCGGCTGGCCGGGAGATTGAAACGGGACGTGAAGTGGGACGTCATCATATCATGACGCACGCCTACTGGCGGGAAGGCGGGCCGGAGTTTCGCAACGTGAACATCATGGGAGTCGCGCACGGCACGGACAAGGAACTGGTGCTCGCGCACAAGGCGGCGATTGACGAGCACCTGAAGCGGTGCGGCATTCCGGTGAGTTACACAAACGTTTTCTGGGGCGGGCGCAGTGAAATCAAGCCCTCTGAAATCTCGCCGTTTGCCTACCGCGAGTGGTGCCGGAGCGTCGGACTTGATCCCGGTCTGATGAAAGGCTGA
- a CDS encoding prepilin-type N-terminal cleavage/methylation domain-containing protein, translating into MKFRSLLRRAFTLIELLVVIAIIAILAALLLPALARAKSQAHAIKCVSNLKQLGLSTFLYMTDFNASLTYADPGGDLWMSLLATNYAAINAARVCPTAPEMKASLRKDNPSSGRVNRAWYWAYGARGKEWQGSYALNGWFYNGDDPFHPKNDSRFYLKDAAVQSPVQTPVVQDSVWVDGWPETNNPPARNLFTGDDYVGNGDMSRFTVPRHGASLSAAVKNFNPKNDLPGGINVSFVDGHASFTRLEKLWELYWNKQWVIPAKRPGK; encoded by the coding sequence ATGAAATTCCGCTCATTGCTTCGCCGCGCCTTCACCCTGATCGAACTGCTGGTCGTCATCGCGATCATCGCGATTCTGGCGGCCCTGCTTCTACCCGCCCTGGCGAGGGCAAAGTCGCAGGCACACGCCATCAAGTGTGTCAGCAATCTGAAGCAACTGGGTTTGTCCACTTTTCTTTATATGACGGACTTTAATGCGTCCCTCACGTACGCCGATCCGGGAGGAGACTTGTGGATGTCGCTGCTGGCCACGAATTACGCGGCGATCAATGCCGCGCGGGTCTGCCCCACCGCGCCCGAGATGAAGGCCAGCCTGCGCAAGGACAATCCGAGCAGCGGGCGCGTCAACCGCGCCTGGTACTGGGCCTACGGCGCCCGGGGCAAGGAATGGCAGGGAAGCTACGCGCTCAATGGATGGTTTTACAACGGTGACGACCCCTTTCACCCCAAGAACGACTCGAGGTTTTATCTGAAGGATGCAGCGGTGCAATCGCCTGTTCAAACGCCGGTGGTCCAGGATTCGGTGTGGGTGGACGGCTGGCCGGAGACGAACAATCCACCGGCTCGAAATCTGTTTACCGGGGATGACTACGTTGGCAATGGAGACATGTCGCGCTTCACCGTCCCACGGCACGGCGCTTCGCTCTCGGCTGCGGTAAAAAACTTCAACCCGAAAAACGATCTTCCCGGCGGCATAAACGTCAGCTTCGTCGATGGACACGCCTCTTTCACCCGCTTGGAAAAGCTATGGGAGCTTTACTGGAACAAGCAATGGGTAATCCCCGCGAAACGACCGGGCAAATAG